A genomic stretch from Edaphobacter aggregans includes:
- the bcsZ gene encoding cellulose synthase complex periplasmic endoglucanase BcsZ — MALTNRESFHRRIGRTLPGFVAIGLILGCCLEIGCRAQQPWPLWESYTSRMIDSQGRVIDHSAQDRTTSEGQSYAMFFALVDNDRTRFDKLLNWTEVNLAGGDLTQHLPAWSWGKNPDGNWKILDHNPAADADLWIAYSLLEAGRLWREPRYDKLGTVMLARIAQQEVVYVPGLGTTLLSGPVGFHPDESTWLLNPSYFPPPVLARFAQAMPRGPWDGVLDSLQPLLEQGSGAGFAMDWVAAGSVIRPSVPPSHLASASQEMPIGSYDAIRVYLWLGIADPDTRGVHALLGKVPGMANYLKSHVTPPEKVDSNGTIISPNGPPGFSAAVYPYLQALGMNSQAKAQIDRLAATKDPSAGLYGRDGSYYDQNLALFATGWSEQRYRFDRDGRLRVRWK, encoded by the coding sequence ATGGCGTTGACCAACCGCGAATCGTTCCATCGCCGTATCGGGAGAACGCTGCCAGGTTTCGTCGCAATCGGCCTCATTCTCGGCTGCTGTCTCGAGATCGGCTGCCGTGCCCAGCAGCCATGGCCCTTGTGGGAGAGCTACACAAGTCGCATGATCGACTCTCAGGGCAGGGTCATCGATCATAGCGCGCAGGACCGCACCACCAGCGAAGGCCAGTCTTACGCAATGTTCTTCGCTCTCGTCGACAACGACCGCACCCGTTTCGACAAGCTCCTGAACTGGACCGAGGTCAACCTTGCCGGTGGAGATCTCACACAACACCTTCCCGCTTGGAGTTGGGGAAAAAATCCCGATGGCAATTGGAAAATTCTTGACCACAATCCCGCCGCCGACGCTGACCTATGGATCGCTTATTCGCTGCTGGAAGCAGGTCGCCTCTGGCGCGAACCACGCTACGACAAACTAGGCACTGTCATGCTGGCTCGCATTGCACAGCAGGAAGTCGTCTACGTCCCCGGACTCGGCACGACGCTCCTCTCGGGTCCCGTCGGCTTTCATCCGGATGAAAGCACATGGCTGCTGAATCCCAGCTATTTTCCTCCTCCCGTGCTCGCCCGGTTCGCTCAGGCGATGCCTCGCGGCCCATGGGATGGCGTTCTTGATTCCTTGCAACCCCTCCTCGAGCAGGGCTCAGGAGCAGGCTTCGCGATGGATTGGGTTGCCGCAGGTTCGGTCATTCGGCCCTCGGTTCCACCGTCCCATCTCGCTTCAGCCAGCCAGGAGATGCCGATTGGCAGTTACGACGCCATCCGCGTCTATCTCTGGCTGGGCATCGCAGACCCAGACACTCGTGGCGTTCATGCGCTTCTCGGCAAGGTTCCCGGAATGGCCAACTACCTCAAATCCCATGTCACACCGCCCGAGAAGGTCGACAGCAACGGCACGATAATCAGTCCCAACGGTCCACCAGGTTTCTCGGCCGCCGTATACCCCTATCTGCAGGCCTTGGGTATGAATTCACAGGCCAAAGCCCAGATAGATCGTCTCGCCGCGACGAAAGACCCATCCGCTGGTCTCTATGGCCGAGATGGAAGTTATTATGACCAGAACCTGGCGCTCTTCGCGACGGGATGGTCTGAGCAGCGCTATCGCTTCGATCGCGACGGCAGGCTGCGGGTGAGGTGGAAGTAG